Part of the Sulfuricella denitrificans skB26 genome is shown below.
TCAAGCGCATTGCCTATCATCTGATGGCGAGGCTGCCTGCCAGCGTGCAGGTCGACGACCTGATTCAGGTGGGAATGATTGGCCTGCTTGATGCGGTGAGCAATTATGACGACACGCAGGGCGCGCAGTTTGAGACCTATGCCGTGCAGCGTATCCGCGGTGCAATGCTGGACGAATTGCGGCAATGCGACTGGCTGCCGCGCTCGGCGCGGAAAACGCTACGTCAGATCGAAACCGCAATGAATGCAATGGAGCAGCGCGTGTGCCGCGCTCCGACCGAGCGTGAGGTGGCTGATGAGTTACAGGTCAGTCTGGATGACTACCAGCAGATGTTGCTGGACGCGCGTGGTTGCCAGTTGCTGCATTATGAGGACTTGCAAAGCAGCGAGGGTGAGGACTTTTTCGAGCGCCACTGTGCCGACGATTCTGCCGAACCTTTAGCCAAACTGCAGGACGGAAGATTCCGGGAAAAACTGATCGAGGCAATCAGCCTATTGCCAGAGCGCGAGAAGCTGATGATGGCGATGTACTATGAGGAAGAGCTGAATTTGCGTGAAATCGGTGAGGTGTTGGGCGTTAGCGAATCGCGCGTGTGTCAGTTGCATAGCCAAGCCATGGCACGCTTGCGCAGCAAGCTGAAGGAATGGCTGTGAAAATGGAAGACAAGTGGTGTATGGGGTGGATCATTAACGGCGGAGCAGACACATGGATCTAGTCAGCATATTCGGTATTTTGCTGGCTTTAACCGCAATTATTGGCGGGCAGGTTCTGGAGGGGGGGCATATTGGCTCCCTGCTTCAATTGACGGCATTCATCATTGTCCTTGGCGGTACGACAGGCGCCATCATGCTGCAAAGCTCACCCAAGATTTTTTTTGAAGGCATGAGACTGGCCAAATGGATTATCTGGCCACCTAAAGCTAACCAGCAGTTATTGATCGAACAGGTGCTGACCTGGAGCAATCTTGCGCGCAAAGGGGGATTGCTGGCGCTGGAATCACAGCTGGAGCAGTTGCAGGACGCCTTCACCAAAAAAGGGTTGCAAATGCTGGTAGATGGCGCCGAGCCGGAAAAAATTCGTGTTGCACTCGAGGTGGAAATTTCGACTTATGAGAAACATCATCTGGATGCGTCGAGAGTCTGGCAGGCTGCGGGCGGCTACGCACCTACGGTTGGCATTCTGGGTGCGGTTCTCGGCCTGATTCACGTGATGGAGAACTTGAGCGATCCATCCAAATTGGGTGCCGGTATCGCTGTAGCTTTCGTCGCAACCGTTTACGGCGTGGGATCGGCCAACCTGTTTTTTCTGCCGATGTCCGGCAAGCTCAAATACCTGATCGAACAGGAAGTGGTGATGCGCGAGATGCTGATTGAAGGCTTGGTATCCATTGCCAATGGCGAGAATCCCCGAGTGATCGAATCAAAATTGCAGGGTTATATCATTTAGAGTTACTTTCGCGGTGGTGTAGATGGCGCGCAGACAGAAGCATGAAGAGCATGAGAACCTGGAGCGCTGGTTGGTGTCTTACGCCGATTTCATTACCCTGTTATTTGCCTTTTTTGTCGTGATGTATTCGATTTCCCAGGTTAATGAGGGAAAATACCGGGTGCTTAGCGATTCCCTGGTCAACGCCTTTAAAACCACACCGACGGCCACTACACCGATTGCACCCGCACTGCGGATCGATGCATCGCAGGGGTCGTCGAGTTCCGCTCAGGCTCTGGCCCTGAAACAAACAATTTTTGTGCGCAAACCTGACCCTGTCATTGAAGCCCGCAAGAAACAGCAAACAGAAAAAATGAAGGGGGTCGCCGAGGACATCCTCAAAGCGATGGAACCTCTGGTGAAAGAGGGGCAAGTCAAGGTCACCCAAAGCGCTCATGGTATCGCGATCGAGATTAATGCCAGCGTGCTGTTTTCTTCAGGCCAAGCGACTCTCGAGCCTGGATCGATCAAGGCTCTCCGTGCGGTAGGGGGAGTTTTGGCAAAGGTGCCGAATGATATCCAGGTGGAGGGGTTTACCGATAACACCCCGATTAGCACCGCCGCCTTCCCGTCCAACTGGGAACTATCGACAGCCCGTGCCAGTAGCGTGGTTCGCCTGCTTGCAGAAAGTGGAGCGCCGACAGATCGCTTGGTCGCAGTTGGCTATGGGGAATTTCGTCCTGTCGACACCAATAGCACGCCGGAAGGGCGCGCAAGAAATCGGCGTGTGACGGTATGATTTTGTCGGAACAGCAGGAAAAGATTATCGACATACCGCTGGCCAGTCAGGTGTCCAAAGCCGTGCCGGAAACCATCAGAGCCAAGAACCCATAATCAACTCAAACCTTGCCGATTGGTCTCCCCAGGCCTAGGGCCTGGGTCTGGCCGTCGGGGCCATACAGCGCGCTCTGATTGGCGGCTACCTGAAGGATGGCAAGTGCTTGCTGGTTGTTCCTGAGCCGGGTGTCGATCATGCTGCCATTGATCTGATTGAGTTGCTGGGCATTTTCCGCAAGTGCCAGAAGCTGCTGCCAGAGTTCGGCAATGTGTGGATTTCCTCCATCGCGCTGCTGCAGCCATTTCATCATGCCCCCCTGTTCCTGGGAGTAGCCCTGCGCGCTGAGGAAACGGGTACGGCTCTCGGCAAGCTGTGACAATAACACCACTTTTTCGGATTTGATCCGTGCCAGTTCGAGCAGGGGGTCAACATTACCCTGAACCAAAGCATCCTGCTCGGTTTGTAATACCAGGATGAAGTCCTGGAATGCTCGTAACTCTGCTTCCAGGTTCTTGGCTAAATCGGAGGGAGAGGCGATTGCCGAATTGACAGTCAATATCAGCTCTTCTGGTTCTGCATCAGGTCTTTAACGGTTGCCAGCAGGCTGTCTGCAATGACTTCCGGATTGACTTTGAAGCGCCCTTCGCTAATGGCCAGTTTGATTGCTTCCACGCGTGCGCTGTCCACTACCGGCACGTTGTTCATGCTGCTTTCCATGGCTTGAAGC
Proteins encoded:
- a CDS encoding flagellar motor protein gives rise to the protein MDLVSIFGILLALTAIIGGQVLEGGHIGSLLQLTAFIIVLGGTTGAIMLQSSPKIFFEGMRLAKWIIWPPKANQQLLIEQVLTWSNLARKGGLLALESQLEQLQDAFTKKGLQMLVDGAEPEKIRVALEVEISTYEKHHLDASRVWQAAGGYAPTVGILGAVLGLIHVMENLSDPSKLGAGIAVAFVATVYGVGSANLFFLPMSGKLKYLIEQEVVMREMLIEGLVSIANGENPRVIESKLQGYII
- a CDS encoding flagella synthesis protein FlgN; protein product: MTVNSAIASPSDLAKNLEAELRAFQDFILVLQTEQDALVQGNVDPLLELARIKSEKVVLLSQLAESRTRFLSAQGYSQEQGGMMKWLQQRDGGNPHIAELWQQLLALAENAQQLNQINGSMIDTRLRNNQQALAILQVAANQSALYGPDGQTQALGLGRPIGKV
- a CDS encoding RNA polymerase sigma factor FliA gives rise to the protein MYAKTGLEKNQYVVQYAPLVKRIAYHLMARLPASVQVDDLIQVGMIGLLDAVSNYDDTQGAQFETYAVQRIRGAMLDELRQCDWLPRSARKTLRQIETAMNAMEQRVCRAPTEREVADELQVSLDDYQQMLLDARGCQLLHYEDLQSSEGEDFFERHCADDSAEPLAKLQDGRFREKLIEAISLLPEREKLMMAMYYEEELNLREIGEVLGVSESRVCQLHSQAMARLRSKLKEWL
- the motD gene encoding flagellar motor protein MotD yields the protein MARRQKHEEHENLERWLVSYADFITLLFAFFVVMYSISQVNEGKYRVLSDSLVNAFKTTPTATTPIAPALRIDASQGSSSSAQALALKQTIFVRKPDPVIEARKKQQTEKMKGVAEDILKAMEPLVKEGQVKVTQSAHGIAIEINASVLFSSGQATLEPGSIKALRAVGGVLAKVPNDIQVEGFTDNTPISTAAFPSNWELSTARASSVVRLLAESGAPTDRLVAVGYGEFRPVDTNSTPEGRARNRRVTV
- the flgM gene encoding flagellar biosynthesis anti-sigma factor FlgM, translated to MKINTSVKSPTSSGVKETAPRASNAGMGTPTAAPQGKSSSQDKVQITTLSSQLQAMESSMNNVPVVDSARVEAIKLAISEGRFKVNPEVIADSLLATVKDLMQNQKS